From Candidatus Dadabacteria bacterium:
CGGCGCCGGCAGGACGGAAGTGTCGAGAATTTACCATCTTGACCGGGGATACGAGAAGCTTGATGAAAAACTGCGGGCGGTAGGAGCCAGCATCTGGAGGGAAAAAGAGTGATAACCATAGCGACGCCCAGAGGGAGGCTGCTTGAGGAGACCGTCGATCTCTTCAAGAAAGCCTCGATAGACATAACGGAGATAATAAAGGATTCGAGAAAACTCATATTCGAGTTCGAAGAGGCGGGGATGAGGCTGCTTATAGTGAGACCCACAGACGTCACCTCCTACGTCGAGTACGGCGCCGCGGACTGCGGAATAGTCGGCAAGGACACGCTAATGGAGCAGGACTGCGGCCTCTACGAGCCTCTCGACCTCAGAATAGGAAAATGCAAGATGGTGGTCGCCGCTCCGAAGGGCTTTGAGAAATCGGGCAAGGCATCCTTGCGGATCGCGACAAAGTACCCGAAGATCGCAAGCGATTTCTACAACAAAAAAGGCATAAGCACGGAAGTCATAAAACTCTACGGTTCGGTTGAGCTTGCCCCCATAATAGGGCTTTGCGACGCTATAGTTGATCTTACGGCCACGGGAGAAACCCTTAAGAAAAACGACCTTGAGATAGTGGAAGTGGTAGCGGAGGTAAGCGCGAAGTTGATCGTCAACAAGGTAAGCATGAAAATAAAGTCAAAGGAAATAAAGGAACTGATTGAGAAACTTGAGGAGGTAAGATAGGCTGCCTCCCTTTTTTCACACGGCTTATCAGAAAAGCTCGAGCTGGGCGGGCCCGTCTCTTCTGAAGCGGGAAACATCAAGAGGCGCCTTCCTTCCCCCAAAACCGAACTTCCCGTAAGCCACGCGAAAGATCCTTTCGGTCTGCTCCGCGAAAATCCCCTTGCCCTTCATCCGGACGCGGTACTCAGAAGAGCTAAGGTCTCCGTCCCTCATAGACTCGATTCGCCCCAGTATCTTTTTCTTTCTGTCGGGGTAGTGGCGCCCAAGCCACTCGGAGAATATGTCGGCAACTCCGTAGGGAAGCCTGAGCATCACGTAACCCGCGTCGACCGCTCCGCGGGACGAAGCTTCTTTCATTATCTCCGGAATCTCATGGTCAGTTAGCCCGGGAATCACCGGAGCTATGAGCACCGTCACGGGAATACCGGCGTCCGCAAGCCTGGCTATTGCCCTGAGCCTGTATTCGGGCTGCGACGCTCTGGGTTCCATCTTTCTTGAAAGTTCGCCGTCAAGCGTCGTGACGGAGATAACCACGCTCGCGCAACCGATTCTGGCCATGTCGGAGAGAATATCAATATCGCGGGTCACCAGATAGTGTTTAGTTATTATCCCGACCGGGTTTTGGAATTCCCTCAGAACCTCGAGGCATTTTCTCGTTATCTGAAAATGCTTTTCCGCCGGCTGATAGCAGTCGGTAACCCCGCTTATCGCTATCGGCTTAGGAACCCATTTCGCCGAGCGAAGCTCCTTTCTCAGAAGCTCAGGGGCATTTTGCTTTACGAAAATCTTTGTTTCGAAATCAAGCCCCGCGGAGAGCCCCAGGTATTCGTGCGTGGGCCTTGCGTAGCAGTAAACGCATCCGTGCTCGCATCCCCGGTAGGGATTGATGCTCGCGTCAAAGGAAACATCGGGACTCTGGTTGTAGGAGATTATGGTTTTCGTCCGGTCCCTGTAGTAAACGGTTCTGGGGGCGCCGTCAGCGACGGGCGCATCCTCGTCCGCAACAAAATCAATCCGCTCGAACCTTCCCGCGGGGTTCTCCTGGGATCCCCTTCCTTTTATGTATGGCTTCACTTTACGAATCTTCCCTAAACCAAAAAGCCCCGAAGCGGCAGCGACCGCCTCGGGGCTTTTGAAACACTAAGCAACTGCTTGCCTTCAGTTTATGTTCTTCGGCACCGGGTCGGCCTCGAGGGGGTAACCGGCCTTGGGAACTACGAAGTTCTTGAGCACAGGCTCATCCGAGAGAAGCACCTTTTCAACAACTTCGTCCATATGTTCCACTGGAGTTATCTTTACCTCTCTTCTCACGTTCTCCGGTATGTCCTCAATGTCTTTCTTATTCTCTACGGGAATCAGCACTTCCTTCACCCTTCCCCTGTGGGCGGCGAGGATTTTCTCCTTGAGCCCCCCGATGGTAAGCACTCTTCCGCGAAGCGTAATCTCTCCCGTCATTGCGATTTCCCTGTTTATGGGCTTTCTCGTAATGGCGCTCGTAATGGCGCTTGCTATCGCTATGCCGGCACTCGGCCCATCCTTGGGAGTAGCTCCCTCGGGAACGTGAATGTGTATATCCACGTTCTGATAGAAAAGCCTTTCAAGCCCCAGGCGTTGCGCCCGGCTCCTCACGTAGCTCATCGCCGCGCGCGCGGATTCCTGCATCACCTCGCCGAGCTTGCCGGTAACGGTGAAATTCCCTTTACCGGGAACAATGGAAACCTCTATCGTAAGAAGCTCCCCTCCAAGCTCCGTCCACGCAAGTCCCGTGGCGGCTCCCACCTGATCGGTCTGCTCAATCTCCCCGTACTCGTACTTGGGAGTACCGAGGTACTTGCCGACGTTCTTGGCGGTGATGTTGACTCCCTTGGTCTTTTTCTTCTCAACGATCTCCCTCGCAACCTTCCTGCAAAGCGCCGCTATTTCCCTCTCCAGGTTCCTCACGCCGCTTTCCTTCGTGTACCTTCTTATGATCTGCAGAAGGGCCTCGTTCTTTATGGTCACCTTGTGGTCGTTAAGGCCATGATCATTCTTCTGCTTCCCTATAAGGAATTTCCTGGCTATCTGGAGTTTCTCCTGCTCCGTGTATCCGGGAAGACGGATTATCTCCATTCGGTCCTGAAGCGCCCAGGGAATCGTGTGCAGCACGTTCGCCGTCATTATGAACATCACCTTCGAGAGGTCGTAGTCGGCCTCGATGTAATGATCGTTGAAATTTGAGTTCTGCTCAGGGTCAAGGGCCTCAAGAAGCGCCGAAGCCGGATCTCCCCTGAAATCCATCCCAAGCTTGTCGATCTCGTCGAGGAGAAAGACAGGATTTACGGTTCCGGCCTTTTTCATTCCCTGTATGATCTTGCCTGGAAGGGCTCCTATGTAGGTCCTCCTGTGTCCCCTTATCTCGGCCTCGTCCCTTACCCCGCCAAGAGACGTCCTGACGAACTTGCGGCCCATTGCGCGCGCTATGGACTTGGCCAAAGAGGTCTTTCCCACGCCCGGGGGTCCTACGAAACAGATTATCGGGCCCTTAAGCTTCTCGGCTAGAACCCTAACCGCCAGATATTCAAGTATTCTCTCCTTGGGTTTTTCAAGGCCGTAGTGATCCTCGTCGAGAATCGATGCGGCTTCCTCGATGTCAAGACGGTCCTCGGTCTTCTCCTTTATCCACGGCAGATCCAAAAGCCAGTCGATATAGTTTCTCACCACAGTAGCCTCGGCCGACATGGAGGACATCAGGCGAAGCTTGTTTATCTCTCTTTTTACCCTCTGCTCAACATCCTCGGGAAGCTCCTTCTCACGAAGCTTTTCCTCAAACTCGTCTATTTCGCTTTTAAGGTCATCTCCCGTGCCGAGCTCCTTCTGAATTGCCTTCATCTGCTCGTTGAGGTAATACTCCCTCTGGGCCTTCTCCATCTGCTTTTTGACCCTTTTTCCTATGCGCTTTTCCATCTGGAGTATCTCGAGCTCGGACTGCATCTTCTCGCAAAGCTTCTCCAGCCTCTCGAGCGGATGGAGAACCTCGAGAATCTCCTGCTTGTCCGAAAGCTTCATGCTAAGATGCGAAGCGACCGTGTCGCCGAGCTTGCCCGGTTCGTCAATGGACATGAAAGTCACGAGGGTTTCCGAGGGGATCTTCGTGTTGAGTTTCACGTAATCCTCGAAAAGCTTGGTCGCCGAACGCATGAGCGCTTCAACCTCGACGCTTTCCCCCGAAGGTTCCTCTATCTCCTTTACTTTTACGACAAACATGTCCTTGTGAGAAACAAAGCCGGATATTGAGGCCCTCTTTTTGCCCTCGACAAGAACCTTCACGGTGCCGTCGGGAAGCCGGAGCATCTGAACTATCGTTCCGATGGTCCCGATTCTGTACATATCCTCGTTCCCAGGTTCGTTCACCTTCGCGTCTTTCTGCGCCGAAAGGAATATTTCCTTGCTGCCCTTAGCCGCCTCCTCAAGAGCCTTGATGGATTTTTCCCTGCCCACGAAAAGAGGGGCCAGCATGTAGGGGTATATAACTACGTCGCGAAGTGGAAGGAGTGGAAGGACTTTTTCGTTAACGT
This genomic window contains:
- a CDS encoding ATP phosphoribosyltransferase, whose amino-acid sequence is MITIATPRGRLLEETVDLFKKASIDITEIIKDSRKLIFEFEEAGMRLLIVRPTDVTSYVEYGAADCGIVGKDTLMEQDCGLYEPLDLRIGKCKMVVAAPKGFEKSGKASLRIATKYPKIASDFYNKKGISTEVIKLYGSVELAPIIGLCDAIVDLTATGETLKKNDLEIVEVVAEVSAKLIVNKVSMKIKSKEIKELIEKLEEVR
- a CDS encoding PA0069 family radical SAM protein; the protein is MRKVKPYIKGRGSQENPAGRFERIDFVADEDAPVADGAPRTVYYRDRTKTIISYNQSPDVSFDASINPYRGCEHGCVYCYARPTHEYLGLSAGLDFETKIFVKQNAPELLRKELRSAKWVPKPIAISGVTDCYQPAEKHFQITRKCLEVLREFQNPVGIITKHYLVTRDIDILSDMARIGCASVVISVTTLDGELSRKMEPRASQPEYRLRAIARLADAGIPVTVLIAPVIPGLTDHEIPEIMKEASSRGAVDAGYVMLRLPYGVADIFSEWLGRHYPDRKKKILGRIESMRDGDLSSSEYRVRMKGKGIFAEQTERIFRVAYGKFGFGGRKAPLDVSRFRRDGPAQLELF
- a CDS encoding endopeptidase La, with the translated sequence MSDPENVNEKVLPLLPLRDVVIYPYMLAPLFVGREKSIKALEEAAKGSKEIFLSAQKDAKVNEPGNEDMYRIGTIGTIVQMLRLPDGTVKVLVEGKKRASISGFVSHKDMFVVKVKEIEEPSGESVEVEALMRSATKLFEDYVKLNTKIPSETLVTFMSIDEPGKLGDTVASHLSMKLSDKQEILEVLHPLERLEKLCEKMQSELEILQMEKRIGKRVKKQMEKAQREYYLNEQMKAIQKELGTGDDLKSEIDEFEEKLREKELPEDVEQRVKREINKLRLMSSMSAEATVVRNYIDWLLDLPWIKEKTEDRLDIEEAASILDEDHYGLEKPKERILEYLAVRVLAEKLKGPIICFVGPPGVGKTSLAKSIARAMGRKFVRTSLGGVRDEAEIRGHRRTYIGALPGKIIQGMKKAGTVNPVFLLDEIDKLGMDFRGDPASALLEALDPEQNSNFNDHYIEADYDLSKVMFIMTANVLHTIPWALQDRMEIIRLPGYTEQEKLQIARKFLIGKQKNDHGLNDHKVTIKNEALLQIIRRYTKESGVRNLEREIAALCRKVAREIVEKKKTKGVNITAKNVGKYLGTPKYEYGEIEQTDQVGAATGLAWTELGGELLTIEVSIVPGKGNFTVTGKLGEVMQESARAAMSYVRSRAQRLGLERLFYQNVDIHIHVPEGATPKDGPSAGIAIASAITSAITRKPINREIAMTGEITLRGRVLTIGGLKEKILAAHRGRVKEVLIPVENKKDIEDIPENVRREVKITPVEHMDEVVEKVLLSDEPVLKNFVVPKAGYPLEADPVPKNIN